Proteins from a single region of Electrophorus electricus isolate fEleEle1 chromosome 5, fEleEle1.pri, whole genome shotgun sequence:
- the myd88 gene encoding myeloid differentiation primary response protein MyD88: MASSIDYDATSVIALNYSVRRKLALYLNPTNTVAANWTDVAERMGFSYLEIRNYERLENPTQKLLEEWQTRPDATVGNLLRFLHEVERNDIISELRHLIDEDCRRYLERQVQVPEVDSRQDQGITVHDDLMPEQFDAFICYCKNDLQFVHEMIKHLEQTEYKLKLCVFDRDVLPGTCVWTITSELIEKRCKKMVVVISDDYLDSDACDFQTKFALSLCPGARTKRLIPVVYKPMKRPFPSILRFLTVCDYTRPCTQSWFWNRLAKALYVP, translated from the exons ATGGCTTCGTCGATTGACTACGATGCGACTTCTGTAATAGCTCTAAACTATTCTGTTCGAAGAAAACTGGCACTATATTTAAATCCAACAAACACCGTGGCAGCAAATTGGACTGACGTTGCCGAAAGAATGGGATTTTCTTATCTGGAGATAAGGAACTACGAACGACTGGAAAATCCCACTCAAAAACTTTTAGAAGAATGGCAAACTCGACCAGACGCCACAGTTGGAAATCTGTTGCGTTTCCTTCATGAGGTTGAAAGGAATGATATTATTTCAGAGCTGCGACACCTTATAG ATGAGGATTGCCGGAGGTATTTGGAAAGGCAAGTTCAAGTCCCAGAGGTGGACAGTAGGCAAGATCAAGGCATCACAGTGCATGATG ATCTCATGCCGGAGCAGTTTGACGCCTTTATTTGCTACTGCAAGAATGACTTGCAGTTTGTGCACGAGATGATCAAACACTTAGAGCAAACTGAATACAAGctcaagctgtgtgtgtttgaccgaGATGTTCTTCCTGGCACGTGCGTGTGGACCATCACCAGCGAACTCATTGAGAAGAG GTGTAAGAAGATGGTGGTGGTCATATCTGATGATTACCTGGACAGTGATGCCTGTGATTTTCAGACTAAATTTGCCCTCAGCCTTTGCCCAG GTGCTCGTACGAAACGACTGATTCCTGTGGTATACAAGCCCATGAAGAGGCCTTTTCCCAGCATTCTCCGCTTCCTGACTGTCTGTGACTACACCAGACCTTGTACACAGTCCTGGTTCTGGAATCGGTTGGCCAAAGCCCTCTATGTACCCTAA